Proteins encoded together in one Campylobacter peloridis LMG 23910 window:
- a CDS encoding bacteriohemerythrin, producing the protein MLPKWCDKYSIHNDAIDKQHKKLFELAANVEMISDKPIHKGQVKFLLADFFNYMKEHFADEEKYMAKIGYPELANHQKIHKSIIQSMIDLIQNIKSTNDLKEKLNIIASKWLLEHILQEDMKIEKWHQQKLKNANNPTQKQDKNYDYICKCKGKIHKVTDEIHQKIQISKAQYKCKTCQEYIKLK; encoded by the coding sequence ATGCTACCAAAATGGTGTGATAAATATAGCATTCATAATGATGCTATCGACAAACAACATAAAAAATTATTTGAACTTGCTGCCAATGTTGAAATGATTTCTGATAAACCTATACATAAAGGTCAAGTCAAATTTTTGCTAGCTGATTTTTTTAACTATATGAAAGAACATTTTGCCGATGAAGAAAAATATATGGCAAAAATAGGCTATCCTGAACTTGCCAATCACCAAAAAATACACAAAAGTATTATTCAATCCATGATTGATCTTATACAAAACATAAAAAGCACAAACGACTTAAAAGAAAAATTAAATATCATAGCTTCTAAATGGCTGTTAGAGCATATATTGCAAGAGGATATGAAAATAGAAAAATGGCATCAGCAAAAATTAAAAAACGCAAACAACCCTACGCAAAAGCAAGATAAAAACTATGATTATATTTGCAAATGCAAAGGTAAAATTCATAAGGTAACAGATGAAATTCATCAAAAAATACAAATAAGCAAAGCACAATATAAATGCAAAACTTGCCAAGAATATATAAAATTAAAATAA
- a CDS encoding ribbon-helix-helix domain protein — protein MKTKRYTLTLSTELYERLDQTAKFSKKKKSQILRDALENYLDEMEDFAPAIEALEDLKDGKYQKLDSIIKKLKC, from the coding sequence ATGAAAACAAAACGCTATACATTAACTCTTTCTACAGAACTTTATGAACGCTTAGATCAAACAGCAAAATTTTCAAAAAAGAAAAAATCACAAATTCTAAGAGATGCTTTAGAAAATTATCTTGATGAAATGGAAGATTTTGCACCAGCAATTGAAGCATTAGAAGATCTTAAAGATGGTAAATATCAAAAACTTGACTCTATCATTAAAAAGCTAAAATGTTAA